In Penaeus vannamei isolate JL-2024 chromosome 14, ASM4276789v1, whole genome shotgun sequence, one DNA window encodes the following:
- the LOC138864023 gene encoding uncharacterized protein — protein MHTSWLGHWKRQIRLSIQIARDEGKIIVPKDKATLSFLQETKVLKDGRKVCILPLTSLEKKTKMALLGFCGGDHVSPSSGRGFPHGQRKSPTRQVLVTLKGAPITTLDLGNCGSYKLRTYVAEPLRCFTCQKFGHHQANCKAKAKCVCSKAHKDGQKDTTAKCPNCAKRHHAWSLASSARKQS, from the coding sequence ATGCATACTagctggttagggcattggaaaAGGCAAAtcagactttcaatccaaattgCTAGAGATGAGGGCAAGATCATCgtgcccaaagacaaagccaccctgagCTTCCTGCAGGAGACCAAAGTGCttaaagatgggagaaaagtgtgtatcttGCCACTGACCTCCctagagaaaaagaccaagatggcGCTGCTTGGTTTCTGTGGAGGTGATCATGTCTCTCCCTCAAGTGGTAGAGGCTTCCCGCATGGCCAaaggaagtctccaaccaggcaagtcctggtcaccctcaagggagccccaatcaccacccttgatctgggtaactgcggctcgtacaagctcaggacatatgtggcAGAGCCCTTAAGGTGCTTCACTTGCcaaaaatttgggcatcaccaggccaactgcaaggccaaggCCAAATGTGTATGCagcaaggcacacaaagatggccagaaggacactactgccaagtgtccaaactgtgccaagagacatcatgcctggagcctggctagCTCTGCCAGGAAACAGTcataa